DNA from Balaenoptera ricei isolate mBalRic1 chromosome 6, mBalRic1.hap2, whole genome shotgun sequence:
TTTAAATTTGGCTGTTTGGTcatattcacaattttaaaaggtttgtCTTGATTAGATCTTCCCTTTTGAATATCTGACTTAACCtgtcaattttctttttattgccagtTCTTATTAACTCTGGATCAAGATATGAAGCAAAATATCTCAGTGGAATTGCTCACTTTTTGGAAAAATTGGCATTTTCGGTCAGTGTCCAACTTGTGATTTTTGATACTATACTTGGGAAGAATCTGTCAAGGTTTGCTTTTCTCAAATGGGTATTTTAATAAATGCTTAAGTTGCCAAGTTGATACGAATTAAGGTTTCTAAGTTAAAAGATGATTTGATTTAATGTGTTCTGAAAGCAAAAgtaagtttttttcttaaaaactgtATCTTGGAGGCTGTTCTGCGTGGCTCACGTAGGTtctcttgttcacttttctaGTCTACGGATCGGTTTGGCAGCAGAGATGAAATTCTGCTTACCTTGGAGAGGCACGGGGGTATTTGTGACTGCCAGACAACCAGGTACGCCAGCTTTCACGTACAGGCTCGTCTTTTATCACGTGGACTGTCCTCATCCTTGGTCAGAGTCCCCCTGAGCCCCTCCCGTCGGCGAGGCCGTGGAGGTGAATGGTGAGAagtgagccctggtccaggcagaGATTCGGGTGGAGGGTTGGGGTGTGTGGCAACACTTACACAGAGGCATGCGCTCCGAGGGCCAAGCCTCCCCTGTCATTCGAGCCAGGCTGctggctgggctctggggacGCAGAGCAGGCCTGTCCCCAGGATGCTCACAGATCGGGCAGAGGGCTGCACCACGGCTGGTGGACGCAGGAGCCAGGGGCCGAGGGTGGTGGGAGCGTGGGGGGGGTCAGGAAGGGAACGGTAGGTAACTCAACGTCGGGGCTGCTGCTTGAAGGCGCCTGCCAGGTGGAATAACGGTCGGCCGTGGCTCAGACGCAGGGGACAGCAGGTGCAGAGGCTCAGCCTGGAAGAGGCAGTGGTCGGTTTGGGGTGGGGAAGGTTCAGTAGGTAGCTGGGGCACAGATGGGGTAGGGGTGCTGTGGACAAAGGCAGGTGGTGTTTGTCTGCCCAGGTGTGGGGCGTGTTTGGAAAGCTGTGTTCAGGGCAATGTGAGATAAGCAGACAGAgatcacacctttttttttttttttttttggtccacgccgggtgccatgtgggatcttagttccccgaccagggatcgaacccgggcccctgcagtggaagcgcagagtcctaaccactggaccgccagggaagtcccagatcacaCTTTTTTTAAGCGGTTGGTTATTTCAAtctgaatgttaaaaaaattagagaGAAAATATAGGTTAAATGCCAAGAATTAGAGTTGGCATGGAGGCAGTATGTTCACATGTTCAAAAAAAGGTCTGTTCAGAAACTTGTGGCTCCCGGCTGCCCGTGAATGAAAGCCAGACTGGTTGGCTGTGTTCTTGCGAAAAATCTCATCCTCCGTCTCCCCAGGGAGCCCCTTCCTCTGGTCAGGCAGGCCTGTGTTCTGCCCCAACGCAGCCAGCTAATTCTCAGCTCAGACTTTCGTTCCTGCTGCTCTCCCCCGTGGTCCTACAGCACTTCCCCGCCGAGAATGGCCCCTTCCCTGCAGAGGCCCTGGTGGCCACGTCTCCCCTCCAGGGCTCGCTCCTCTCCACGTGGCAGCCGGGCCTGCCCTGTGTGGTCTCCGGCCGGACCGTGCCCCCCTCGTGGCCCTGTGGTTGTCACGTTTGCGTCTCCCCTGCCTCAGTGCGCCTGTCTGATCACAGCGCCTCGTGCTGCGAGCTACTGTGCCAGTCAGTCTCTGTCCCCCAGCCGTCTAAGGCCAGGCATGTGCCCGTGTGGACGGTTCACCTAGCGGACACTCAGTGCAGGATGACACGAGTAGCCTCAGAGGGGGCTTGTGCTGGTGAAAACCGCTCAGAGCTGCCTCTCCAGTTCGGCTGGACAGTGTCTTCCGCTCCAGCGATTAGCCCGTGCACAGCTGTGGTTCTGCCTGCTAAGAGTTTACACTGTAAGATGGCAAAGGGGCAAGAGCCCCGGGTGTATGCTGACCCTCGACGCAGAAAGACGTAACCACCTTCCCTGCCACCCCAGCATACACCTGTCGTGACCTTATTGCCCCCAGCGttggttttgttggtttttcCAGAGACACCACCATGTATGCTGTGTCTGCTGATTCTAAAGGCCTGGACACGGTGGTGGGCTTGCTGGCAGACGTGGTCCTGCACCCCAGGCTAACAGGTGCGCGTTTGGGCTGCTTGAGGGGTCCTGGGGTGAGGGGCAATGCTGGGAGGTGTGTTGACGCACTGCCCGGGGGAGGGGCGCTGTGTTATGGAGCCTTGGGCCCACCCACCAGGGACAGTCAGCAGGGGGGTCACTGGAGACAACGCTCACGATTAGAAACGTCCTTGATACTGAATACTTCGACTCTCGTCTCTGTGCCCTTTGACGTTTGTAGCGAAACGGTTCTTTCATTTCAGACAAGCTTCTCAGACGGTGTTTAAACACCCTGACTGACGTGCTACCAGAAGTTTCTGTGTCTCTGTGCCCATTCCCTTCCTCAGCCTTGCAAATGGCAGGACCTCAAGCTCCCTGCTAGGAGTGGACACAGGCCAGTCTAGCTGTGCTGTGTTTCACAGCAGCCTGGCCTTGGGGTTCCCAGGCTGCGGTTCCGCATTACGATCTTTCTGGCACTGGTTCCAGTTACCCGATGAAACACACCCCCGCCATTGGTCTGTGCCTCTGTGTCTGGGCCTGAGCGCCTCGTACGGGGAGGAAGCCGCGGCTCGGAGCGGGGCCAGGTGGCTGCTTCCGGGCAGAGGGGAGGAGGCCCAGGTCGTCCAGGTCCCGGCCTGCAGGGCACTCTCCCCGTCGCTCGTACAAGCGCCCCCCAGGTCTGCcccagaggaaggcagaggaggctCTGCCCGTGCCTGCCGATGAACGACACTGGGCCCAGCTCGGCGACCCAGGCTCAGGGCGGCCTCCGTCTGAGCCTCGTCTCTGATTCTCTGCAGATGAAGAAATCGAGCTGGCGCGTATGGCTGTCCGGTTTGAGCTGGAGGACCTCAGCATGCGGCCCGACCCGGAGCCCCTTCTCACCGAGATGATTCACGAGGTGCGATGGACACGTGGGCCACCTCCACGGCCTCGCCCCCGACCCCGGGCTCTGGGGGGGGGTCGTTCACCTGCCCGATGCCACCTTGCAGgacatttttaatttctgaatttgTCAGCTATGcaagttttaaactttttaatcctTACGGTAACGAGGTCTGTAGAGTGAGCCTTTTATGTTACATTTCTTACGAATTTTCATTCTGGAGAGGcagattttactatttttgtaaaCACACAAAGCTGCTCCTGCCAAACGGTAGCTGAAACGAACAGCTGGTGGGCTTTTCCCATCTGGCCGGGGATCGCTGCAGTCCCGGCTTGCCTGGGAGGCCTGGCTGCGTTCCCTCTGTCACTTGTGtttctcttgcttcctttatcaaggCCGCTTACAGGGAAAACACAGTCGGCCTGCACCGTTTCTGCCCCACGGAGAACATAGCAAAGATTGACCAGTCGGTGCTTCACTCCTACCTGCGAAACTACTACACCCCCGACCGCATGGTGCTGGCCGGGGTGGGGGTAGAGCACGAGCGCCTGGTGGAATGCGCCAGGAAGTACCTCCTGGGCACCCGGCCTGCCTGGGGCAGTGTGGCGGCCGTGCACGTGGACGGGTCGGTGGCACAGTACACTGGGGGCATCGTCAAGGTAAAGCCATGATCTCGGGTTGCGTAcgctttctttgatttcttttttcagtgtGATCGATCTTGCGTTTATCCTGAAGGTGTTAGGTGCACCTTAACTGGGCTTCACCTTAACCCGCGTTCCTATTAGAGCTGAGCTCCACCTGGGCTCGAGGCTCGGCTGGCTCGCGCCTCTCCAGGGGGTTTCCTGACATTGGTGTACGGTTTCTGTAGACCCGTTTATATACCACCTGACCTGAGAAGCGTGCGAGGCCTGGTGGTCTTTCACTGAGTGTACGCATCCATTCTTCTTGGTTCCAGCTGGAAAGGGACATGTCCAGTGtcagcctgggccccaccccGTTCCCCGAGCTCACGCACATCATGATTGGCCTGGAGAGCTGTTCCTTCTTGGTGAGTCCTGGGCGGCTCGGGCGGGGCGTCCTGGAGCGGGTCACACCTGCGCGGGCTCCGCCCAGGCTGAGCTCTGCCGTCTGTCTGCCGCAGGAGGGGGACTTCCTCCCTTTCGCCGTGCTGAACATGATGATGGGCGGCGGCGGCTCCTTCTCGGCCGGCGGGCCTGGCAAGGGCATGTTCACCAGGCTCTACCTCAACGTGCTCAACAGGTGGGTTGGGTGCCCTCGCCTGCTCTGTCGGGGCCGCTGGCCCAGCCGAGCATGCTCTGGGGCCGTGACACCTTCCTTGTGTCCCTCTCTTCACGTCCCTCACAGGCACCACTGGATGTACAACGCGACCTCCTACCACCACAGCTACGAGGACACGGGCCTCCTGTGCATTCACGCCAGCGCCGACCCCAGACAGGTGAGGGCCGGGCCTCCTTCACTGCGGGAACGGGGGGACGAAAGCTGCCGGGCTGAGATCACTCTCTCGCGCTCCACGCTCTCTTACAGGTTCGAGAAATGGTGGAAATCATCACGAGAGAGTTTGTTTTAATGGCTGGAACTGTGGATGTGGTAAGTAGGGCTCCTAGCCATTTCCAACATCCTCGCGGTGTTGGATGGGTAGAGAACATGGTGTAGGGGTGGCCGGCAGAGGGCCCGTGCTCTGTGCCCACACCACCAGCGTCCCAGCCAGGACAGCACAGCCCCGGGGTGACCCAGACCTGCCCCCGTGGGAGCCCGTCCTCCCTGGTCTTGATGCTGAGAACCCCCCCAGTGCCGGGTCTGCTTGCTCTGACCGAGCCCATGCCTCCTGTGCCTGCCCTGTGTCCTTCTGTAAGAGGGTAAATTGGAGCGGCGTTGAACAGAACGAGCGGGCCACGCGGGGCATTTTTCTCGCTCTTTCTTGACTCTGGTTTATGTTTTGACCTGAGATTTTGCTCCCtcgtttttttcatttacttcttatCATACCGTACGTGTTCAgaagtcttgttttttttcctgggtCAGAACTGGCACCAGTAAGCAGGTTCTCTGTACGCGCTACACGTGGACGCGCGCTCAGACACCtgtgtgcacacgcatgcacacgcgCTACACGTGGACGCGCGCTCAGACAGCTgtgtgcacacgcacgcacacaggcacacacacgtgcacgccgCAGCAGAGAGGCCCAGCGTGTGAGCCTGCTGGGGGTCAGTGCGTGTGCTTCACCCTCAGAGCTTCTCTTCTGCACATTCCATGTTTTCTCCAGTAACCACATACTCCCTTTTTAATCAGGAAAagaagcattattttaaaaataaaaacgtgTTTAAAAATTTACACTTGGTGGTTCCGTTAGCGTCCTGCTAGAAAAAGTGTTTTCCTCTAACGTGAAGGCACCTTGAGATAAAAATTATTTGCCTGAACTTGCAAAAGCGATAAAGACCTGTGTTAAATCAGGAGTTATTTTACTTAAAAGATACAGACTCTCGACAGCTGAGGTGTTTTCTAGCACCTGTCCTCCAGGCCTGTGAGCTCCCCGGTGGGCGGCCTGCACCTCTCACCAGCCCCCCTGTCTCTGCCCTTGCGCTCCAGGCTGGGCTTCAGGAACGGAACTCACTGGAGCTGCAGTCTTAAGCTTGGCCCCAGATACAGAGCTGGCAGCTTGAGCTGGCTCCCGCGGATTTCCCAGGGAGCACGGCAAACATAGCTGACAGGACCCTGCTCCGGGATCTGGGGGGAGCCCCGGAGCCTGCGCTGAGTTTGTTTTCCTTGTGATTCCAACGTGCGGCCAGCTTTGGGGTCCTGGAGCTTGGGTGTTCGGTGTTCTTCCCTGCTCACGCTGCGTGGCAAAGTTCAAACCCAAGAACTCCAGGGAAGCGTACACTTCTCCCTTATTTCGAATGTGGTACAGGCCCTGTTACTGTGGCTCCAGCCCTGACCCGGAAAGCACAGAGGCGGGAACATGGCGGGGTCTGCTGGTGAGCGGGGCCGCGAGCCCGGGCACGGGGGGCCACCTTCCCCTATCCAGCCCTGGGTAAGCGGAAGGCCCTTCGCCAGGACACGTCCGTCAGCCCCTCTGCTGGCCAGGCCGTTTGCGATTGGCTGGGGGCCGGGCGTGAGCCCAGGGACTGAGCCACGTGACCCCGCAGGTGGAGCTGGAACGGGCCAAGACGCAGCTCACGTCCATGCTCATGATGAACCTGGAGGCCAGGCCCGTCATCTTCGAGGACGTGGGGAGGCAGGTGCTGGCCACCCGCTCCAGGAAGCTGCCCCACGAGCTGTGCGCGCTCATCCGTGAGTCCCgggcccggggtgggggtggcccCGCAGGCCCGCACCCCAAGCCTTGTCCTCTCCCAGGCCTGCTTCCCGGCCCTGCCCGCGCCGGCTGAGCGCCGTACCTGTGTGACTCCAGATTTTTGCCCCCTTATAAAAGGGCCTCTCAACGACCCCCCCAGGTTTCAACGCAGGTTCAGTGGGAAAGTGGGTGGAAAGTGGGTGGCCCGGTGCCGTGCTGTGCGGGGAGAGACGCCAGCCCTAGCACCGCTGCCCCGGGGGCTCGTGGCAGGTGCCCGTGGCCTCCTGTGAGAGGCCTTCAGGAGGCCCTGAGCTTCCATTTCAGGATGCCAAGCTGTACTTGCTTGTGACTCTTTGGGGGACAGGTTGATCTTAGCTTCGTCAGATTCCCAAGGGGTCCGCAAGCCCAGAAGGGCTCTGCTTACTGCTCTGCGGGGCCGAGTCGCCCAGGGCGAAGCTGACCTGGTCCCCAGGCGTCTGCTGGGTTTGGGTTTGGAGTCCTGCTGAGGGCAGCGCTTGCCCCGCCCACGCGCGGACCCTTGTCCTCCCTGGGAGAAGCCCCTCAGACCCTCGAGTACGACAGTACCCGATCTCCCTGAGGCCTCGTCTTCCGTAGAAAATAAGTTCCCGGGGGTGTGGTTCCCTCCTCCAAGGCTGGGCCACGTGTGCAGGCCCTCGGCCCCCCTCGTTCTGACCTCACCCTTCGTCCATGCGGTGCCGAGGCTTTGGTTTTCCCCTCCCTGCAGACTCGCCATGTAGGTAACTCACAGCTGAggggtattttttccttttttaattatattaacgCCTGTTGGGATGGGCATGTCCTAATGCAGTTGAAGTTAACACTCGCCCATTTACTAAGAAACTCACCGTGCAGTCCACACATGGCTGCGCCCGGACCTTCCGGGGTCCTCAGCATCCCTCCTCCGCAGGTGGGGAGGCGGCGGCAGGTTGGGGACCCCTCTGTCTGTTCAGGACTGCAGCCACGGCGGGGAGAGGAGTGGGACCCATGCGGGGTCGGGTGCTCCCCTGACGCCTCTCTTCCCCGTGCCAGGTGACGTGAAGCCAGAGGACGTCAAGAGAGTTGCTTCTGCGATGCTCCGCAGGAAGCCCGCCGTGGCCGCCCTGGGGGACCTGAGCGATCTGCCCGCGTACGAGCACGTCCAGGCGGCCCTGGCGAATAAGGACGGGCGCCTGCCCAGGACGTACCGGCTCTTCCGGTAGAGGCGCCGCGGCAGCACCATCCACGTCCGTTTCTTTGGGGTGACTTCAGCGCAGACGTTCATAGACGGTGCAGACTGTGGGACTTTTCCTAAACGTGAATTCCTTCAGAATTGGACGTGCCAATCAGTGGAATAAAGATTGCTCTCCACCACTGCGGCTGGAAACTAGGGGAAGCGCGGGGAGGTTGGAGCAGCCGGCTGGGGTCAAGCCGGGCTAGTCTTCCCGCTCCCCCAGGAGTTTCGGCAGGTGGGGGAACCGCGCAGTTCCCCGAGGCCGGCGGTCGTTGAGCGGGCGAGGCCTGACCTCTCCTCGGAGGCCCCCGGGCCCATCGGCCCGCCTGCATCCGGGAGGCCAGGGCCACCCACACCAGCACCTCGAGGGTCCCGGGGCGAGGCACCATCCAGCTTGACCGGTGAGGGGTCGTCTCTTGCCCTCAATAGTAAGGCCCTGACTTCAGAGGTGGGGAGCTCGGGGCGGGGGAGGCGGGCTTGAAAGGCGGAAGGACAGAGGCCGCGTGCGGGGCCCTGCAGGGTCAGGGGGCTTTGGTGACGGCCCTGCGGGGCCTGGGCACCTGCACTGGCTGCCCTGGGTCCTTCTGACGCTGCCGTGGTTCAGAGGGCGGCTTCCTGGACGCCAGCGGGTTGCACAGAACCGCGCCACAAAGCTTTGTGGAGAAGAGTCGTCTCCAGGCCGTAGTTTTTGAAACGCTAAGTGCAGCCCCTGCTGTCcagctgggagagggaggggtgatCTGAGGCCGTCAAATAAATGTTTCAGCGTCACCTCTGTCACGTCCGTTCATCTTGCCGGGGCCTGTCGTCCCTTTATTTCCATCCCTTTACTGCACACCTACCCTGGCCCAGGTGGGAGGTGTCTGGGCCCCTGCTGTCCTTCGCCTGCTCCGCTCCAGTCCACTGGGTGGGAGCCCCAGGCTCATGGCCAGCGGGCCAACAGCGTGGATTCCAGTTGTTAGGAATGCCCTGTGGTTACtgggctggctgggagggagcgC
Protein-coding regions in this window:
- the PMPCA gene encoding mitochondrial-processing peptidase subunit alpha isoform X1, encoding MAAMVLAATRLLRGSGSWGRSRLRFGAPAYRQFSSGGAYPSVPLSSPLPGVPKPVFATVDGQEKFETKVTTLENGLRVASQNKFGQFCTVGILINSGSRYEAKYLSGIAHFLEKLAFSSTDRFGSRDEILLTLERHGGICDCQTTRDTTMYAVSADSKGLDTVVGLLADVVLHPRLTDEEIELARMAVRFELEDLSMRPDPEPLLTEMIHEAAYRENTVGLHRFCPTENIAKIDQSVLHSYLRNYYTPDRMVLAGVGVEHERLVECARKYLLGTRPAWGSVAAVHVDGSVAQYTGGIVKLERDMSSVSLGPTPFPELTHIMIGLESCSFLEGDFLPFAVLNMMMGGGGSFSAGGPGKGMFTRLYLNVLNRHHWMYNATSYHHSYEDTGLLCIHASADPRQVREMVEIITREFVLMAGTVDVVELERAKTQLTSMLMMNLEARPVIFEDVGRQVLATRSRKLPHELCALIRDVKPEDVKRVASAMLRRKPAVAALGDLSDLPAYEHVQAALANKDGRLPRTYRLFR
- the PMPCA gene encoding mitochondrial-processing peptidase subunit alpha isoform X2, whose product is MAAMVLAATRLLRGSGSWGRSRLRFGAPAYRQFSSGGAYPSVPLSSPLPGVPKPVFATVDGQEKFETKVTTLENGLRVASQNKFGQFCTVGILINSGSRYEAKYLSGIAHFLEKLAFSSTDRFGSRDEILLTLERHGGICDCQTTRDTTMYAVSADSKGLDTVVGLLADVVLHPRLTDEEIELARMAVRFELEDLSMRPDPEPLLTEMIHEAAYRENTVGLHRFCPTENIAKIDQSVLHSYLRNYYTPDRMVLAGVGVEHERLVECARKYLLGTRPAWGSVAAVHVDGSVAQYTGGIVKLERDMSSVSLGPTPFPELTHIMIGLESCSFLEGDFLPFAVLNMMMGGGGSFSAGGPGKGMFTRLYLNVLNRHHWMYNATSYHHSYEDTGLLCIHASADPRQVREMVEIITREFVLMAGTVDVVT
- the PMPCA gene encoding mitochondrial-processing peptidase subunit alpha isoform X3, coding for MKQNISVELLTFWKNWHFRLRIGLAAEMKFCLPWRGTGVFVTARQPDTTMYAVSADSKGLDTVVGLLADVVLHPRLTDEEIELARMAVRFELEDLSMRPDPEPLLTEMIHEAAYRENTVGLHRFCPTENIAKIDQSVLHSYLRNYYTPDRMVLAGVGVEHERLVECARKYLLGTRPAWGSVAAVHVDGSVAQYTGGIVKLERDMSSVSLGPTPFPELTHIMIGLESCSFLEGDFLPFAVLNMMMGGGGSFSAGGPGKGMFTRLYLNVLNRHHWMYNATSYHHSYEDTGLLCIHASADPRQVREMVEIITREFVLMAGTVDVVELERAKTQLTSMLMMNLEARPVIFEDVGRQVLATRSRKLPHELCALIRDVKPEDVKRVASAMLRRKPAVAALGDLSDLPAYEHVQAALANKDGRLPRTYRLFR